The sequence below is a genomic window from Bombus pascuorum chromosome 15, iyBomPasc1.1, whole genome shotgun sequence.
TGTCAAAATTGAATcaagaatttttgtatttaaaaacaatacGTCTCGTTTGTTGTGACATATGCATTACAAATTTAGGAATATATTTACATCCTAATGATAGTGTGCATTGATAATTGTAGAACACATTTTGTTATCATAAGCTAATCATACTTAGTAGAAAGTTTTCCACCAAACAATTAgcgttacaaatttttttctcatttacgCTATGACAACTCTACTTTTCTATCTgtttttaattagtttcattttattacgtttgatTGACAATTTTGCACATGTGTAGTATATATGTTTCGTTTGGTGCAATTTATAAACGCATTGATATTCTAGCGATATAATTCCATCGAATAATGCTACAAATAATTTGTCATCATATATAGATACGTATTAACATCAGAAATGTCTGAGAAAAGATAGTTTCTTACGTATACAATTTTAtcctttatttcaatttatcaacCTTTCGTATCAACTTCCTGTTCATCtcttcattaattttttactaattggattttttgttttacagaGTGGCTGGGACGACCGGCGCGATAGTTACCTGCCCCTTAGAAGTGGTTAAAACGCGTTTACAATCTTCCTCATCCGGCTTCTACCCACCTTCGGTGAACAAGGAACTCACTTCGGGTCATGTAACGTGCAGAAGTTTCCCGAAACCGGAACAGAGGAGAAGACTGTGCACTGGAGGGTATACAAGGTAACTTCATTAATACCtctgtataattaattacatttataacgAAAACAATTGACGACTGTTGTTCTTTTAGATTAGTTAAAAATGTAGATCAAATTTAGATTAGTATCGAAATTCGAACTTGTTTTCAAAATGAAGAGCATGAATTGATAATCGGAGTACCGATTTCTTCAAGAAACAACAAACCTGCTTATCGTTATTTCAGCGGATCATATTTTTTCTCGTCTCGTGCTTGTCTATGTTATACATTAGCTAATTCCGTTTGAAACTTTGTTTACCTTGTCGGGACattttaaattgtacaatGATTGTAACATTAGAGAAGATGGGGCATGTAAACTAATTTTACGCGATGTTCAAACGTGTTCCGAATACGTCCGAGATGGTCCAGCACCGATGCTCAACTAATTCCTACATTCGCGGCATGcctgtttaaaaataaagccTCGACCAAGTGTATGCGTCGCGTTGTTGATTCTAGAAATCCTGACAAGAGTGTTCTTCTCAAAAATTCAAGCTTCCAATACTTTTAGAttaattttcagttttttatagaattaattgATCTACGCTATTGCCCATAAGTAGATTGCAGATATTCAtgcaatttcgtatttttatgaatatacctaaagaaatagaatttagatAGAAGCttgttttgtttattaaatattacaacaaataaataagtGCTCTACTTTAAATACTTCGGATatctttatatgttataagcactttgtagattttttaatcttccGCAGTTTAACCATAAGTATTAAGACAGCTCctgatatttaatacaaattaaatacttttcgttgctttcaatttatatttattgtattatcgTCTAGTCTGATTTTTTACATCATTTGTATCATAAGtgtcatataatataaaatactagaTATAATAAAACCTGATAgggtatttttaataaatagtttAACTCTGTACGCGTTAGATTAATTtgtgaaacgagaaaaatatgaaaatatcgttgaaaaagCTGCGATGACGGAACGGAGTAAAATTGAATGGAACTTTATTTGTATGTTTAATAGTTAATCGAAGTTCACTATACTGATTCCAGGCATGCTTTGGTTGCTCTCTCTCACTTTGGCGCATCCCCTTCTCCAGGAGGCACTCCGCATAGTCACTCCGCGCCCGGTGTATACCAATGCATCAAGTATATCGTAAAGAACGAAGGTACTCGTGCCCTGTTCAAAGGATTGGGCCCTAACCTCGTAGGAGTCGCACCATCCAGGGCGATCTACTTCTGCGCCTACTCGAAAAGCAAAGTCGCGTTTAACGCGATCTTCCCCCCGGACACCGCTGTTGTGCACGTGTTCTCTGCATTCTGTGCCGGTAAGTTTGTCGTTCCACTTCCGTTTTTATCGATCAGACCCGTATTTTCATCGGCTCTGCTGCAGCTTGATTCCGATGTGATTGATTTTAGCTACTGCTGTGATGTAATGTATGTCTTAAACGAAGGAGGAATGATTGAGAAGCGTTACTTGAAAGCTCGAATGTGTTGTGCATTACAGATGATTATATGAATGATAATTTGATAGATCATAAATAGGTATGTTACTAAAATGTCCGCACAGATGGGATTATTAAGGACTATTTTATCGTTCTAAGGTATTTCCggatgaaatttcttttcattcaaATCGGTCTTCGTGGAGCGACTCTTTTAAAGCACAGTGCTATacgaattagaaaatttacagTACTATCGACGTTGATCGTTTTCCATCGAATCAAAGAAACATTTGACGATTTACgtaatggaaaatgaaaagagcAAGCATAATGATTGAAGCGTAAAATTGCATCGTTGAATAGAACGAAGACGAATAGCTGAGCACAGAAATagatgtatgtatgtatatatgaagATCTAGCTGAGGCATCGGCCGACCAGGCACAATGCGTTAGGATCGTGTAGTCCGTCTCTTTTCCCTCGGAACAATCAAGGCGGCCACTGATAAGGAGCTCAGTGGGGTCATGTCGCGCGTCACTCGCTGTTATCTAGTTGAATGGACTGCCGTAAATAACTGGTTCCAATCATTGTTGTCTCTAAACTCTTTTAGTGCGATAACATGACATTACATTCAATTCCGTATGTTTGATAGTTCACATCGTCTATCTTATTTAGTTATCgtataacaaagaaaaaaatcctTGTGAATTCGTGTCCTCGTGGAATCTCTGGAAATACTTTCACAGGAATTCTTATCatcaatttgttttataaatgtttacataatataaagtCAATTATCCGAATGAAAATTGTTGTTTGACATTGATAATATCATGAATTAAGCGATGCTTATTTTAGTTCTCAGAAATTGTGATGAGTAATTGCAATTAATTGAAGAATCTGCTTGACCTGCTTAATTGGCAGATAACTCTTATCTGGAAAAAACAGAACTTCAAGTGCCAGATTATTCTTTTGGATACTAATTTCTCTGCAGGGGTGCTGTGTGTAACACTCACTGTATTCAACAATCCACGGTAGAGccagtaattaataaaattggttAGACAAGAAAAGGAGCCCGGTCACGCTTTGTAACTTAGTTTATGTGTCTGATGGCACGTAAGCTTCTTTTCGAAGGGTCTTCCTTTCTACTTGGTCGAAAACGTGTGGTTGATCACGTAGTCGCCTAACAGCTGATTTTTCATCAGCTGTCCCGTACCAGTGACCTAGTTTTTCCCCATTCGGAGTGACTACACAACTTAAGATTTCATAATTCGAAACTGACgctctatttttttaattctttgcattcgtttcatttcttcgACGCCTTGATTTTTCAGACAAATGGAATTTAGTTGcttaaagaattataaaaaatcgtgtccaatata
It includes:
- the LOC132914776 gene encoding mitochondrial carrier protein Rim2 isoform X2 — encoded protein: MLDRDTAIHLVAGGVAGTTGAIVTCPLEVVKTRLQSSSSGFYPPSVNKELTSGHVTCRSFPKPEQRRRLCTGGYTRHALVALSHFGASPSPGGTPHSHSAPGVYQCIKYIVKNEGTRALFKGLGPNLVGVAPSRAIYFCAYSKSKVAFNAIFPPDTAVVHVFSAFCAGFVACTLTNPIWFVKTRLQLDHRTNKITAMGCVQRIYRQSGILGFYKGIIASYVGISETVIHFVIYEAVKASLATYKTSSTDNRKTLRDFLEFMAAGSFSKTIASTIAYPHGIAQ